A single Candidatus Nezhaarchaeales archaeon DNA region contains:
- a CDS encoding 50S ribosomal protein L32e codes for MLRRLRLNEKKRLLKIRRTLNALKPRFTRMNTLNLKRVPDSWRNPRGLDNKIRIGRKGYPQRVKIGYRGPRAVRGLHPRGLIDVLVDSVKDLDGLTLSQHCVRIAHTVGARKRAEIVKKATRLGLTIINP; via the coding sequence ATGCTACGTAGACTTCGTTTAAATGAAAAGAAGCGACTATTGAAAATCAGAAGGACATTAAACGCTTTAAAACCTAGGTTTACTAGGATGAACACTTTAAACCTTAAAAGGGTACCTGATTCCTGGCGTAACCCGAGGGGGCTTGATAATAAGATAAGGATAGGTCGTAAAGGGTATCCTCAACGGGTTAAAATAGGTTATCGTGGACCAAGAGCTGTGAGAGGGCTTCATCCAAGGGGGCTTATCGATGTCTTAGTGGATAGTGTTAAAGATCTTGATGGGTTGACGCTAAGCCAGCATTGTGTACGTATAGCTCATACCGTGGGAGCTCGAAAACGGGCTGAAATCGTTAAAAAGGCTACACGATTAGGGTTGACAATCATTAACCCCTGA
- the nrdD gene encoding anaerobic ribonucleoside-triphosphate reductase encodes MPKVDATTFNLILSTLSHPVRVQIVKMLSSKGSASFTSMMNGLNLNSSGRLSYHLKRLIKSGLTVQDQETGRYVLTEAGKILASIIEPIEDLSKHKHTRPPLVRTSELQLEPFNKDKIINDLKRETGMPSRIANEVASEVERKIMNMKIDYLTGPLIREIVVSTLLEKRFEDFRHKFTRLGMPYADAANLIEGPLKAPVSSPLHIQKRAAEALLEEYTLLSERTIGDAHISGAINLSHVHDWLLKLNTIRHDIRVFLVSAPESLPLQFSARKPQSLAEALRLLLNLITAAEAYLTSDQCIDYFNVFLAPYAKGLKYEEVKNLLREFICTLNLNFEFKGFIPSVTINLELGIPNNLSNIPITLNGRGDAYAAFADEAELITEALLDVVMEGDILGRPFLSPSIVVKVRDDPLKLKQVYPVVEKIHQIAATWGIIAFANLTLPWQIGNVNYDAHFIRLDSKWHDDWELDSLRTGNIGEVAINVPRIAYEAKGSDDTLFTLLIHSLNAAIDALIVKQRRLLNKAKEGAFPLLCFNVAGKPYFNFESGSYNITLVGLPEAIKAHTGYFLHEDSSSLALAVKLVKLAASTIDERAKDAGVRFSLAQTVTEDPSTRFAIADSKRYPDKIRVYQGTPSNPYYTLSAPVPAAAQIPLKKRIRIEEALHKFSTGGHALHVWLNEPPPPPATLIRYTKKLCESNVGAFSYSRDLTYCPSCRKTYGGVKKRCLQCGSLPSSLTYYAREITTYKPLDYWSPAAKHEFKMRARYIL; translated from the coding sequence TTGCCTAAGGTTGATGCTACAACATTTAACCTCATTCTTTCAACCCTATCACATCCGGTAAGGGTTCAAATAGTTAAAATGCTCAGCAGTAAGGGTTCAGCCAGTTTCACCTCAATGATGAATGGCTTGAATTTAAATAGTAGTGGCCGCCTTAGCTATCACCTTAAGCGCCTAATCAAGAGCGGGTTAACAGTCCAAGATCAAGAAACCGGCAGATATGTATTAACCGAAGCTGGTAAGATATTAGCCAGCATTATAGAGCCCATAGAGGACCTCTCAAAACATAAGCATACTCGACCCCCCCTCGTAAGAACCTCAGAACTCCAATTAGAGCCCTTCAATAAGGATAAAATCATAAACGACCTCAAACGAGAAACCGGAATGCCAAGTAGGATAGCTAATGAAGTGGCTAGCGAAGTAGAGCGTAAAATAATGAATATGAAGATTGATTACTTAACGGGTCCCCTCATAAGGGAAATAGTAGTATCAACCCTTCTCGAGAAACGGTTCGAGGACTTTAGACATAAATTTACTAGGCTTGGTATGCCTTACGCTGACGCTGCAAACCTTATAGAAGGCCCTCTTAAAGCCCCGGTTTCATCCCCGCTCCACATACAGAAGCGAGCAGCTGAAGCCCTCTTAGAGGAGTATACCTTACTTAGTGAACGGACTATTGGTGATGCACATATCAGTGGAGCCATAAACCTCTCACACGTTCATGACTGGCTCTTAAAGCTAAATACCATCCGCCATGACATAAGAGTTTTTCTAGTAAGCGCTCCAGAAAGCCTCCCTCTACAATTCTCAGCGAGGAAGCCTCAAAGCTTAGCTGAAGCCTTAAGGTTATTACTCAACCTTATTACAGCTGCTGAGGCATACCTAACTAGCGATCAGTGCATAGACTACTTTAACGTGTTTTTAGCGCCATACGCAAAGGGCCTTAAGTATGAAGAAGTTAAAAACCTTCTTCGAGAGTTTATCTGCACATTAAACCTAAATTTCGAGTTTAAAGGCTTCATCCCCTCAGTAACTATAAACTTGGAGCTAGGGATTCCTAATAACCTAAGTAACATACCTATAACACTAAATGGGAGAGGTGACGCTTATGCCGCCTTCGCTGATGAAGCGGAGCTAATAACTGAAGCCCTACTTGACGTAGTAATGGAGGGGGACATACTTGGAAGGCCCTTCCTATCGCCGTCAATAGTAGTTAAAGTAAGGGATGACCCGCTTAAATTGAAGCAGGTGTACCCAGTTGTTGAGAAAATTCATCAAATAGCCGCAACATGGGGCATCATCGCCTTCGCCAACCTTACACTTCCTTGGCAGATCGGTAACGTTAATTACGATGCTCACTTCATAAGGCTCGACTCTAAGTGGCATGATGATTGGGAACTTGACTCACTTAGAACTGGAAATATAGGAGAGGTAGCGATAAATGTACCGAGAATTGCTTATGAGGCTAAAGGAAGCGATGACACGCTCTTCACGCTCTTAATACATAGCCTTAACGCGGCCATAGATGCTTTAATTGTTAAGCAACGACGACTATTAAATAAAGCAAAGGAAGGAGCCTTCCCCCTACTATGCTTTAACGTAGCTGGCAAGCCATATTTCAATTTTGAATCAGGCTCCTACAACATAACGCTGGTCGGATTGCCCGAAGCGATTAAAGCGCATACAGGCTATTTTCTTCATGAGGACTCCTCCTCCTTAGCACTGGCTGTAAAACTTGTTAAGCTGGCGGCATCAACCATAGACGAACGGGCTAAAGATGCTGGAGTACGATTTAGCTTAGCTCAAACAGTGACGGAAGACCCCTCAACACGTTTTGCCATAGCGGACTCTAAAAGGTATCCAGATAAGATACGTGTTTATCAGGGTACACCCTCTAACCCCTATTATACCCTTTCAGCACCAGTACCAGCAGCAGCCCAAATCCCGCTTAAAAAGCGTATTCGCATCGAGGAAGCACTCCATAAGTTTAGCACGGGTGGGCACGCCCTTCATGTGTGGCTTAACGAACCCCCTCCCCCGCCAGCGACCTTAATACGCTACACTAAAAAGCTCTGCGAATCTAATGTGGGCGCCTTCTCCTATAGCCGTGACTTAACATATTGCCCTTCATGCAGGAAAACCTATGGCGGAGTTAAGAAGCGTTGCCTCCAATGTGGTAGCCTACCCTCATCATTAACCTACTATGCAAGAGAGATAACAACCTACAAACCATTAGACTACTGGTCGCCAGCCGCTAAACACGAGTTTAAGATGAGGGCTCGCTACATATTATAA
- a CDS encoding elongation factor EF-2 has translation MIDSLLMAAGMLSPKVAGKALALDYVEIEQLRQMTVKAANVSLYHEWMGKPYVVNLVDTPGHVDFTGHVTRSLRVMDGGLVVCDAVEGVMTQTETVLRQGLEERVRPLLFINKVDRLIKELKLTVSEIQQRFLSIVKDFNGLIELYAEPEFRNVWKVDFTKGQVAFGSALHKWGVTVPIAQRKGFKFSNIIDAYEHNYVEELAKEVPLYDAILDMIVEHVPNPMDAQRYRVPKLWKGDLNSEVGKAMVTCDDKGPTVVCVSKVIADPHAGLVATGRVFSGAVETGEDVYLIMAQAEGKVQQVGLYMGPYREVCDRVIAGNIVAMLGLDKARAGETIVHVALKGSMVPFERLRYISEPVVTMAIEPKRSADLPKLVDALRRIAIEDPTLHVKINEETGEYLIAGMGQLHLEIALWDLKQRTGGLDVVTSPPLVVYRETVRTSAGPFEGKSPNKHNRVYVNVEPLDSDTIKLLEVGEVYDGQDWRSRAKILREKAGWDTDEARNIWAIDEYLNVFVDATKGLQHLREVKDTLISGFKWTLAEGPLCHEPCRGVKVVLTDAQVHEDPAHRGPAQMMPALKDAILCGFLSAKPTLLEPIMKIEAKCPPEFISGLSRILLTRRGKIIGLESSGLLMVIKGEIAVAETFDLANEIRSATAGRAFWALEVKGWQPVPESLLTSLILKIRERKGLPKEVPKPEDFMPR, from the coding sequence GTGATTGATAGTCTTCTCATGGCTGCAGGTATGCTTTCACCAAAAGTGGCCGGAAAGGCCTTAGCCTTAGATTACGTAGAAATCGAACAATTGAGGCAGATGACAGTTAAAGCCGCTAACGTATCGTTATACCATGAATGGATGGGTAAACCCTACGTAGTGAACTTAGTTGATACTCCAGGACACGTCGACTTCACCGGCCATGTGACACGTAGTCTAAGAGTAATGGATGGAGGATTAGTAGTTTGTGATGCGGTCGAAGGTGTTATGACTCAAACCGAAACAGTCCTCAGACAAGGGCTCGAGGAACGTGTTCGTCCCCTACTTTTCATTAATAAAGTCGACCGATTAATAAAGGAGTTAAAGTTAACGGTGAGCGAAATCCAGCAACGCTTTTTAAGCATAGTTAAGGACTTTAATGGCCTAATCGAACTTTATGCGGAACCGGAGTTTAGAAACGTATGGAAAGTGGACTTCACTAAGGGTCAAGTGGCTTTTGGTAGCGCCCTTCATAAATGGGGGGTAACGGTTCCCATAGCGCAGCGAAAGGGCTTCAAGTTTTCAAATATAATCGATGCTTACGAACATAATTACGTGGAGGAATTAGCTAAGGAGGTACCACTTTACGATGCTATCCTGGATATGATCGTTGAACACGTTCCAAACCCTATGGATGCCCAACGCTACCGAGTTCCAAAGCTCTGGAAAGGTGACTTAAATAGTGAAGTGGGGAAAGCTATGGTAACTTGCGACGATAAAGGTCCAACAGTAGTCTGTGTTAGCAAGGTAATAGCGGATCCCCATGCAGGCTTAGTAGCTACCGGTAGAGTTTTCTCAGGAGCTGTTGAAACCGGTGAGGATGTTTATCTGATAATGGCTCAAGCTGAAGGTAAAGTACAGCAAGTAGGTCTCTACATGGGCCCCTACCGTGAAGTATGCGATAGGGTTATAGCTGGTAACATAGTGGCTATGCTAGGATTAGATAAAGCACGAGCAGGCGAAACCATTGTTCACGTGGCGCTAAAAGGATCTATGGTGCCCTTTGAGCGTTTAAGGTACATTAGTGAACCAGTGGTAACCATGGCTATTGAACCTAAGAGAAGCGCGGATCTACCTAAATTGGTTGATGCCTTAAGGAGAATAGCCATCGAGGATCCGACACTTCACGTTAAGATAAACGAAGAAACTGGCGAATACCTAATTGCAGGCATGGGGCAATTACACTTAGAAATAGCGCTCTGGGATTTAAAGCAAAGAACGGGAGGCCTCGACGTTGTTACATCTCCTCCACTTGTAGTCTATAGGGAAACCGTAAGAACATCTGCAGGGCCTTTTGAGGGTAAAAGCCCCAATAAGCATAATAGGGTTTACGTGAATGTTGAACCTTTAGATTCAGATACCATTAAGTTATTAGAGGTCGGCGAAGTTTATGATGGACAGGACTGGAGAAGTAGAGCAAAAATACTACGTGAAAAAGCTGGATGGGACACCGATGAGGCCCGCAACATATGGGCTATCGATGAATACCTCAACGTTTTTGTAGACGCAACGAAGGGCTTACAACATCTAAGGGAGGTGAAGGACACGTTAATATCCGGGTTTAAATGGACTTTAGCCGAAGGGCCGCTCTGCCATGAACCTTGCAGAGGAGTTAAGGTCGTATTAACCGATGCACAAGTCCACGAAGACCCAGCTCATAGAGGGCCAGCTCAAATGATGCCCGCGCTCAAAGACGCAATACTATGCGGCTTCCTATCGGCTAAACCAACCTTACTGGAACCTATAATGAAAATAGAAGCTAAGTGCCCTCCTGAGTTCATCTCTGGTCTTAGCCGGATACTACTTACCCGTAGAGGTAAAATAATTGGGTTAGAATCAAGCGGTTTACTCATGGTCATTAAAGGCGAAATAGCGGTGGCGGAAACCTTTGACCTAGCTAATGAAATTAGAAGCGCTACTGCTGGAAGAGCTTTTTGGGCACTTGAGGTTAAGGGCTGGCAACCAGTACCAGAGTCATTACTTACAAGTTTAATCCTTAAGATAAGGGAGCGTAAGGGGTTACCTAAAGAAGTACCGAAACCTGAAGATTTTATGCCCCGCTAG
- a CDS encoding V-type ATP synthase subunit D, translating into MSSIMVKPTRMELIALKRRRVLAQRGLSLLKEKRDALIMELLEVLREYGALKAEASKTFVKAFKALINAKMDLGALKLWEYASSSPTTMEVKVRFRNVMGVTVPSFSLSENVSAKLPPYSLTTGRSSLDEAVKSFKEALSVVVKLAEVEASIRGLADEVRRAKRRVNALEMILIPRLEKSIRYIEAYLDERAREDVFRIKILKSTRAKHAS; encoded by the coding sequence TTGAGCTCAATCATGGTTAAGCCCACTAGGATGGAGCTTATCGCGCTGAAGAGGCGGCGTGTACTAGCCCAAAGAGGTTTATCCCTCTTAAAGGAGAAGCGCGACGCATTAATTATGGAGCTTTTAGAAGTACTACGTGAATACGGAGCGTTAAAAGCGGAAGCAAGTAAAACTTTTGTTAAAGCTTTTAAAGCGTTAATTAATGCTAAAATGGATTTAGGCGCTTTAAAGCTCTGGGAGTACGCTTCATCATCGCCGACCACCATGGAGGTCAAAGTTAGGTTTCGTAACGTTATGGGGGTTACTGTTCCCTCATTTTCATTATCTGAAAACGTAAGCGCGAAACTACCACCTTACAGTTTAACTACGGGTAGGTCAAGTCTTGACGAGGCCGTGAAGAGTTTTAAAGAGGCCCTATCGGTCGTCGTTAAGCTAGCTGAAGTGGAGGCCTCTATTCGAGGTTTAGCTGATGAAGTTAGAAGGGCGAAACGACGCGTTAACGCCCTTGAAATGATCCTCATCCCAAGGTTAGAGAAAAGTATTAGGTATATAGAAGCATATCTCGATGAACGAGCTAGAGAAGACGTATTTAGAATTAAAATACTCAAGAGCACGCGTGCAAAGCACGCAAGTTAA
- a CDS encoding metallophosphoesterase, with protein MIHFVPEEPALLVTDKAGKVLVIADLHLGFERELATIGVNAPSQTGKLLERLTSMLNRVKPKRLLILGDVKHAVPKITEQEWFDIPDFFENLSKLNILVEVVPGNHDGDLEALLSRDVVIHDVRGVLLGSKEGMVGLFHGHAWPSQDLLQAKVLVMAHSHPTIELRDPLGFKLIEPVWVTAKVRRNKLKEEYSKRMRQRFKKLETQTVIIMPAFNRLLFGKPINSMEKPTLLGPLFEVEAVDLNDADIYLQDGTYLGKLHNLVASF; from the coding sequence TTGATCCACTTCGTACCGGAAGAGCCCGCGCTTTTAGTGACGGATAAAGCTGGCAAGGTTCTAGTGATCGCGGATTTGCATTTAGGCTTTGAAAGAGAGCTGGCAACAATAGGTGTTAATGCTCCTTCGCAAACAGGCAAGCTATTAGAGCGGCTTACATCTATGCTTAATCGGGTGAAGCCTAAGCGTTTACTGATTTTAGGTGATGTTAAACATGCGGTTCCAAAGATAACGGAGCAGGAATGGTTCGACATACCCGATTTTTTTGAAAACCTGTCGAAGTTAAACATACTGGTCGAGGTGGTGCCAGGCAATCATGATGGCGATTTGGAAGCCTTACTTTCAAGAGACGTAGTTATTCACGACGTAAGAGGGGTGCTCCTTGGATCGAAGGAGGGGATGGTAGGGTTATTTCACGGTCATGCTTGGCCCTCACAAGACCTTCTTCAAGCTAAAGTCCTTGTAATGGCGCATAGCCATCCAACCATTGAGCTGCGTGACCCCTTAGGGTTTAAGCTTATTGAGCCAGTATGGGTTACGGCAAAGGTGAGAAGGAACAAGTTAAAAGAAGAGTACTCTAAGCGGATGAGGCAACGTTTTAAAAAATTGGAGACGCAAACCGTAATTATTATGCCAGCTTTTAACCGCTTACTCTTTGGTAAGCCAATAAATTCGATGGAGAAGCCTACCCTCTTAGGCCCTCTTTTTGAGGTTGAAGCTGTTGACTTGAACGATGCAGACATCTACCTTCAGGACGGAACCTACCTAGGTAAACTTCACAATCTAGTTGCGTCCTTTTAG
- a CDS encoding archaemetzincin family Zn-dependent metalloprotease has translation MQTILLQPIGDVGMVLVVRLKEMLESTLSGLHFQVAKRALPLLSTTYNKERNQYMAEENLKVLHELIINSSFSKVLGILDVDIYAPGFNFIFGQAEKPGKAALISLTRLRPEFYGHKSNDALFYERILKEALHEIGHMFGLDHCNRQCVMKFSNSIYDTDRKPASFCFTCTLKMAKAMTT, from the coding sequence TTGCAGACAATACTCCTGCAACCTATAGGCGACGTTGGAATGGTTTTAGTGGTCCGTCTTAAGGAGATGCTTGAATCTACGTTAAGTGGGCTACATTTTCAAGTAGCCAAGAGGGCGTTACCGCTTCTTAGCACAACTTATAACAAGGAACGTAACCAATACATGGCGGAGGAGAACCTAAAAGTGCTTCATGAATTAATTATTAACTCATCATTCAGTAAAGTCCTAGGGATCCTCGATGTGGATATCTATGCACCTGGATTTAATTTTATATTCGGCCAGGCGGAGAAGCCTGGTAAAGCCGCTTTAATATCGCTCACCAGGTTGCGGCCCGAGTTCTATGGCCATAAGAGTAATGATGCTTTGTTTTACGAGCGTATTCTCAAAGAGGCGCTACATGAAATAGGGCATATGTTTGGTTTAGACCATTGCAATCGTCAATGCGTTATGAAGTTCAGTAATTCGATATACGATACTGATAGGAAACCGGCTTCCTTCTGCTTCACATGTACACTTAAAATGGCAAAAGCAATGACTACATAA
- a CDS encoding 50S ribosomal protein L6, producing the protein MKVLLHPAFKGEVEVVKGVNVEVEGAKVKVKGPLGVLERSFEKHMVKIYTQNGKVFVESYMKNKKGKATVNAVLTHIKNMMDGVLRGFTYKLKIIYSHFPINVKVEGDHVVIENFRGEKRKRLAKVLKGVRVEVKGDEVIITGIDKEKVGQTAANIEMATKSRGYDPRVFQDGIYVYHKG; encoded by the coding sequence GTGAAGGTCCTTTTACATCCAGCCTTTAAGGGGGAGGTTGAAGTAGTTAAAGGTGTCAACGTAGAAGTTGAAGGGGCTAAAGTTAAGGTCAAAGGACCCCTAGGTGTTCTTGAGCGAAGTTTTGAAAAACATATGGTTAAAATTTACACTCAAAACGGAAAGGTGTTTGTTGAAAGTTATATGAAAAATAAGAAGGGGAAAGCTACGGTTAACGCTGTGCTAACGCACATCAAGAACATGATGGATGGTGTCCTCAGAGGTTTTACGTACAAGCTCAAAATAATTTATTCGCATTTCCCGATAAACGTTAAGGTGGAAGGCGATCACGTAGTAATAGAAAACTTTAGGGGTGAAAAGCGGAAGCGGCTAGCTAAGGTACTTAAAGGGGTTAGGGTTGAAGTAAAGGGTGATGAGGTTATTATTACCGGTATAGATAAGGAGAAGGTGGGTCAAACCGCCGCTAACATTGAAATGGCCACTAAATCTAGGGGATATGATCCCAGGGTCTTCCAGGACGGTATATATGTATACCATAAGGGGTGA
- a CDS encoding 50S ribosomal protein L30, with translation MVGEALLCVIRLRGKVGVSEEDENTLKMLRLHRKNHAVLVKKVPSIMGMLLKVSSYITYGEVDLETLTLLLKKRGRLIGDKPITDEYAKKLGYENVDMLAKSVYEQRTNIKDLPKFKQVFRLHPPSKGFKGSIKKRYGAGGELGYRGTAINELLKRMI, from the coding sequence ATGGTAGGAGAAGCGTTACTCTGTGTCATAAGGTTAAGAGGGAAGGTTGGAGTAAGCGAAGAAGATGAAAATACCCTTAAAATGCTTCGATTACATAGGAAAAATCATGCAGTATTAGTTAAGAAAGTACCAAGTATCATGGGCATGCTGCTTAAGGTTTCAAGCTACATAACTTACGGTGAGGTGGACCTTGAAACACTTACTCTTCTTTTAAAGAAGAGAGGGAGGTTAATCGGGGATAAGCCGATTACCGATGAATACGCGAAGAAGTTAGGCTATGAAAACGTAGACATGCTAGCTAAGTCGGTGTATGAACAAAGGACGAATATTAAAGACCTTCCCAAATTTAAACAAGTTTTTCGGTTGCATCCTCCAAGCAAAGGATTTAAGGGTAGCATTAAGAAGCGGTATGGAGCGGGTGGGGAGTTAGGATATCGAGGCACCGCCATTAACGAGCTCCTAAAAAGGATGATCTAG
- a CDS encoding 30S ribosomal protein S5, giving the protein MASRDLGLWEPRTQLGRLVKQGKVTSIDEVFALNLPIREVEIIDYLLPNLVHEVIDVGLVQTQTDAGEISRFRVVTVVGNGDGYVGLGSAKAKQMRNAIDKAVVNAKLNLIPVRRGCGSWECRCGQPHSIAFRVKGKAGSVRVTLMPAPKGTGLVGSEIVKSVLRRAGIRDVWTRAEGETRTLINTAKATYEALKQTYTVKLPSMRI; this is encoded by the coding sequence GTGGCAAGCCGGGATCTAGGGCTCTGGGAGCCGAGGACACAACTTGGAAGGTTAGTAAAACAGGGAAAAGTAACCAGTATAGATGAGGTTTTCGCGCTTAATTTACCTATAAGAGAAGTTGAAATTATAGATTACTTGCTTCCCAATCTCGTCCATGAGGTTATCGACGTGGGCTTAGTTCAAACTCAAACAGATGCTGGGGAGATTTCAAGGTTTAGGGTTGTGACCGTTGTAGGTAACGGTGATGGCTACGTTGGCTTAGGAAGCGCTAAAGCAAAGCAAATGCGGAACGCGATCGATAAAGCCGTGGTTAACGCGAAGTTAAACTTAATACCGGTCAGACGAGGATGCGGAAGCTGGGAATGCAGGTGTGGCCAACCTCATAGTATTGCTTTCCGCGTTAAGGGTAAGGCTGGGAGCGTAAGGGTTACTTTAATGCCAGCACCAAAAGGAACAGGATTAGTAGGTAGCGAAATAGTTAAGAGCGTACTACGTCGAGCCGGTATACGTGATGTGTGGACTAGGGCTGAGGGCGAGACTCGTACACTTATAAATACGGCTAAAGCAACCTATGAGGCCTTAAAGCAAACCTATACTGTAAAGCTACCCTCAATGCGGATCTAA
- a CDS encoding 50S ribosomal protein L19e has protein sequence MTLKTIKRLAAQILKVGERRVRIDPEQYDKVSSAITKEDVRRLINDGVITVKQKKGISKGRKRMVQRQKRRGLRRGAGSRKGHRALKAKDAWIKRVRALREFLVELRKRRIITKNTYRKLYLMVKSNVFKSRAQLKSYISEKKLGRTPV, from the coding sequence TTGACGCTTAAAACTATAAAACGGCTTGCCGCACAGATACTTAAAGTCGGCGAAAGAAGGGTTCGGATAGATCCGGAGCAGTACGATAAAGTTTCTTCGGCTATAACTAAGGAGGATGTAAGGCGCTTAATTAATGATGGTGTCATAACCGTTAAACAGAAGAAGGGAATATCGAAAGGTCGTAAAAGGATGGTTCAGAGACAGAAAAGACGTGGATTAAGAAGGGGGGCTGGTAGCCGTAAGGGACATAGAGCCTTGAAAGCCAAAGACGCATGGATAAAAAGGGTTAGAGCCCTTAGAGAATTTCTCGTAGAACTAAGAAAGCGACGTATAATAACTAAAAACACTTACCGAAAGCTTTACTTAATGGTTAAGAGTAATGTGTTTAAGAGTCGAGCCCAGCTTAAATCCTATATATCCGAGAAGAAGCTCGGCAGAACACCAGTTTAA
- a CDS encoding nascent polypeptide-associated complex protein, translated as MRRLSPREVRRFMERMGVSVEPLSEVVEVVFKTPSKNLLIKNPQVSVIKMAGQTMYQVVGDLIEEVGASETKQLTIPEEDVQLVAAQAGVSIESARKALEATKGDLAKAILMLKGGLNRC; from the coding sequence ATGAGGAGGTTGAGCCCTAGGGAAGTACGAAGGTTTATGGAGAGAATGGGTGTAAGCGTAGAACCATTAAGTGAGGTAGTGGAGGTCGTATTTAAAACGCCAAGCAAAAACTTACTGATTAAAAACCCACAGGTTTCGGTAATAAAAATGGCCGGGCAAACCATGTATCAAGTCGTAGGCGACCTAATAGAGGAAGTTGGAGCATCAGAAACTAAGCAATTAACGATACCGGAGGAAGATGTCCAATTAGTTGCAGCACAAGCTGGAGTAAGTATTGAAAGCGCTAGGAAAGCATTAGAGGCCACTAAGGGGGATCTAGCTAAAGCCATATTGATGCTTAAGGGCGGGCTTAATCGCTGTTGA
- a CDS encoding 30S ribosomal protein S8, whose product MCMQDTLSNALSTIMNNEAVGKSECLVTPASKLIAGVLKVMLKEGYIGNFELIDDGRQGKIRVQLLGRINKCGAVKPRFPVKLEEYDKYEKRYLPSYDMGLLIVSTPKGILSHKEAKALRSGGVLLAYVY is encoded by the coding sequence ATGTGTATGCAAGATACATTATCTAATGCTCTATCGACGATAATGAATAACGAAGCAGTAGGTAAATCCGAGTGTTTAGTAACTCCTGCTTCAAAGCTTATAGCTGGCGTGCTCAAAGTTATGTTAAAAGAGGGTTATATAGGGAATTTTGAGCTAATCGATGATGGAAGGCAAGGAAAAATAAGGGTTCAACTACTTGGCAGGATTAATAAGTGTGGCGCAGTAAAGCCTAGGTTCCCGGTTAAACTAGAGGAATATGATAAGTACGAGAAGCGTTACTTACCCTCCTACGATATGGGTTTACTCATTGTATCAACACCTAAAGGAATATTATCTCATAAGGAGGCTAAAGCCCTGAGGAGTGGAGGGGTTCTCCTAGCCTACGTTTACTAG
- a CDS encoding 50S ribosomal protein L18 translates to MVKATFKLPFRRRREGKSDYRLRRKLVLSGKPLLVVRRTNKNVIVQVIKPEVNGDRTLTASSSMEVSRRFKWLGSGKNTSAAYLTGYLAGLKAVKLGIEEAVLYVGLHRPVKHSRVFAALKGFIEAGIKVPHAEDVLPDHDRLIGKHIADYAKKLSVENPDLYKKIFSRYLAKGLAPELLPTHVEEVKELIRKWAAKQ, encoded by the coding sequence GTGGTTAAGGCTACATTCAAGCTGCCCTTTAGAAGACGGAGGGAAGGTAAAAGTGATTATAGATTAAGGAGGAAGCTTGTACTCTCTGGAAAACCCCTTCTAGTAGTGAGAAGGACGAATAAGAATGTAATAGTCCAGGTTATTAAGCCAGAGGTGAACGGCGATAGGACTCTCACAGCCTCTTCATCAATGGAGGTTAGCCGCCGCTTTAAATGGCTTGGTTCAGGTAAAAATACGTCAGCCGCCTACCTTACCGGTTACTTAGCTGGCTTAAAAGCCGTTAAGTTAGGCATAGAAGAGGCTGTACTTTACGTTGGCCTGCATAGACCTGTTAAGCATTCAAGGGTTTTTGCCGCTCTTAAAGGGTTTATTGAAGCTGGAATCAAAGTACCTCATGCGGAAGATGTCCTACCGGATCATGATAGGTTGATTGGAAAACATATAGCCGATTACGCTAAAAAACTATCGGTTGAAAACCCTGATCTCTACAAAAAGATTTTTTCAAGGTATTTAGCTAAAGGGTTGGCACCCGAACTCTTACCAACGCACGTTGAAGAGGTAAAAGAACTTATCAGGAAATGGGCGGCTAAACAATAA